One Rhinoderma darwinii isolate aRhiDar2 chromosome 6, aRhiDar2.hap1, whole genome shotgun sequence DNA window includes the following coding sequences:
- the LOC142656716 gene encoding taste receptor type 2 member 40-like, translating into MAMDPGSPGVVIGFSVLAFEVFVAMFAIVFITSVILRNFHRNKMLHAKDKLQLALNVSCAIFTIMMTYSEFSNMQPDLAKISAWRPLFTVVIVYSICSCSWLSALLCFFYCIKIVHFKWLFIPWIKMKISSIVPGQIVVVELMSLGISLLHLLPYRMAQVSSINSSYIPPTNATTEHTTASGYVSLVFLIIICLPLVSSAVTIIPTTVFLKIHMNKMKENTRSIKVQLYERLVQKMIRFLLHYSAFYVVLLLYYFSFFAPYSLGYWINIILLFSFIPATFILQILENPDLRTPWKEMTSYFTHYRQPNTH; encoded by the coding sequence ATGGCTATGGATCCTGGTAGCCCAGGCGTTGTGATTGGCTTTTCAGTTCTCGCATTTGAGGTATTTGTCGCCATGTTTGCCATTGTCTTTATAACATCCGTAATCTTACGCAATTTTCACAGAAACAAAATGTTACACGCTAAAGACAAACTCCAACTGGCTCTGAACGTGTCCTGCGCCATTTTTACGATTATGATGACTTACAGCGAATTCTCTAACATGCAACCCGACCTTGCCAAAATATCTGCTTGGCGTCCATTATTTACTGTGGTCATTGTGTACAGCATATGCTCATGTTCATGGCTCTCTGCCCTCCTCTGCTTCTTCTACTGCATTAAGATTGTACATTTCAAATGGCTTTTCATTCCTTGGATAAAGATGAAGATCAGCTCCATTGTCCCCGGGCAGATTGTGGTGGTGGAGCTGATGTCCCTGGGTATCAGTCTCCTACATTTACTGCCCTACAGAATGGCACAAGTCTCTTCCATAAACAGCTCATATATCCCACCTACCAACGCCACTACAGAGCACACGACTGCCAGTGGATATGTGTCACTAGTCTTTTTGATTATTATTTGTCTGCCGCTCGTCTCTTCGGCAGTCACCATCATCCCAACCACTGTCTTCCTGAAGATCCATATGAACAAGATGAAGGAAAATACGCGGTCTATAAAAGTCCAGCTGTATGAACGTCTTGTCCAGAAAATGATTCGCTTCCTACTCCACTACTCTGCGTTTTACGTGGTGCTGCtcctttattatttttccttttttgccCCTTATAGTCTTGGCTACTGGATAAACATTATATTGCTCTTCTCTTTTATCCCAGCAACATTTATTCTGCAAATTCTGGAGAACCCTGATCTGAGGACCCCCTGGAAGGAGATGACAAGTTATTTCACTCACTACAGACAACCTAACACCCACTAA
- the LOC142656717 gene encoding taste receptor type 2 member 50-like encodes MVCGVLLNWTISLVYIRDWAQFGGLRTGEKILLIMGSSNILLQLFYTFNFAIYFFFSYNREIPPHVANNSMVEQIIFDYDKKDIFISGIFVSSQTCSWDTEEHADDFIISSPGPPISSKDYEPDVDFIFVLRCFPALGLMPGSPPSSSPASITNFTHGLFVWFRRMISTSLWLLLLLSAVGSFIISVFSIWALNVEIEANPLDNRTSGRSIIKGTFYFSRVYVKIGTVLGSFLPFMLTLLSILLTFSSLIRHVRKIKQNYSGFTQQAHVNAIRRMCLLFVLSAIFCIAQLMFFASRPSSSPDSLVSISWFIVLSFPTADAIIIIQTSSNIQKIFLKTFCAGKHGR; translated from the exons ATGGTCTGCGGGGTTCTTCTGAACTGGACTATAAGCCTCGTCTACATCAGGGACTGGGCACAGTTTGGAGGGCTGAGAACTGGGGAGAAAATCCTTCTGATTATGGGATCCTCAAACATTTTGCTCCAGTTATTctacacttttaactttgccatttacttcttcttcagttat AACAGGGAGATTCCTCCACATGTGGCCAATAATTCCATGGTGGAGCAGATCATCTTTGATTATGACAAAAAAGATATCTTCATAAGTGGAATATTTG TCTCTTCTCAGACATGTTCATGGGATACAGAAGAACATGCAGATGATTTCATCATCTCATCTCCAGGGCCACCAATAAGCTCTAAGGACTATGAGCCTGATGTTGACTTTATATTTGTTCTACGATGTTTCCCAG CTCTTGGCTTAATGCCTGGCTCTCCACCTTCTTCTTCACCAGCAAGCATAACCAACTTCACACATGGACTCTTTGTTTGGTTCAGGAGGATGATCTCCACCTCCTTGTGGCTCCTTCTCCTACTTTCAGCTGTTGGGTCATTTATCATAAGTGTCTTTTCCATTTGGGCTCTAAACGTTGAAATTGAAGCCAATCCTCTTGACAATCGCACCAGTGGAAGATCTATCATCAAGGGAACATTTTATTTTAGTCGGGTCTATGTAAAAATAGGCACCGTCCTAGGTTCTTTCCTGCCCTTCATGCTCACACTTCTCTCGATCCTGCTCACATTTTCCTCTCTTATAAGACATGTCAGAAAAATAAAGCAGAATTATTCTGGATTTACTCAACAAGCCCACGTAAATGCGATCAGAAGGATGTGCCTGCTCTTCGTGCTTTCTGCCATCTTCTGCATTGCTCAGCTCATGTTTTTCGCATCTAGACCAAGCTCATCTCCAGATTCCCTGGTCAGCATTAGCTGGTTCATAGTCTTatccttccccactgcagacgccaTCATTATAATCCAAACATCCTCCAATATTCAGAAGATATTTTTGAAGACATTCTGTGCTGGGAAACATGGCAGATAA
- the LOC142656719 gene encoding taste receptor type 2 member 39-like, whose product MESNNMNIVAPVITLILEIVIGLFSNTFIVSVIFYDFHKQKYMSSSNKILVCLGLSNVRYGLLISAGLLDEFIGLGATSTFYVSSMYIIFLLYSISSCAWLTAGLSAFYFIKVSQARFVSWVKFRISHIAPWMLVVLEVVSLISGFFSSLLLISPRSSSRNITDSPPSLMMGLKDNMSGLINAALALISVPFMIEQISTTCIVWTLKRHSQKMERRIETVDNGRLTSYEQVVGRMTHFMLFYGIFYTLTLVLYFAIIAQLQSGFWVTLLFLSSFNLVQSVLLILGNPRLREAWKEMSHYQTFTRLLCGSNNG is encoded by the coding sequence ATGGAAAGTAATAACATGAACATTGTGGCTCCGGTCATTACTTTAATTCTGGAGATCGTTATTGGATTATTCAGCAACACGTTCATTGTGTCCGTCATCTTCTATGACTTCCACAAGCAGAAATACATGAGCAGCAGCAATAAAATCTTGGTGTGTCTCGGCCTCTCGAATGTGCGTTACGGCCTTCTGATATCTGCTGGATTACTGGATGAGTTTATTGGTCTTGGAGCCACGTCCACATTTTACGTGTCTTCCATGTATATAATATTTCTGCTGTACAGCATCAGCTCTTGTGCATGGCTCACTGCCGGCCTCAGCGCCTTTtacttcataaaagtatcacaggCCAGATTTGTTTCTTGGGTAAAGTTCCGCATCAGTCACATCGCTCCTTGGATGTTGGTGGTGCTTGAAGTTGTGTCATTGATCAGCGGCTTCTTCAGCAGTTTACTGCTCATTTCTCCCCGGAGCAGCTCCCGGAACATCACGGATAGTCCTCCATCTCTCATGATGGGGCTAAAAGATAACATGTCAGGACTTATTAACGCTGCCCTGGCTCTTATATCCGTACCTTTTATGATAGAACAGATCTCCACCACCTGCATCGTATGGACACTGAAACGACACAGTCAGAAGATGGAGAGAAGAATAGAAACAGTGGACAATGGCCGCCTGACGTCATATGAGCAGGTGGTGGGAAGAATGACGCATTTCATGCTCTTCTATGGAATCTTTTATACTTTAACGTTGGTTTTGTATTTTGCTATAATTGCGCAGCTTCAGTCGGGATTCTGGGTAACTTTGCTGTTTCTCTCCTCCTTCAACCTTGTACAGTCTGTTCTTCTCATTCTTGGTAATCCCAGACTTAGAGAAGCCTGGAAGGAGATGTCCCATTACCAGACATTTACCAGGCTGTTATGTGGAAGTAATAATGGATGA